The proteins below are encoded in one region of Sminthopsis crassicaudata isolate SCR6 chromosome 1, ASM4859323v1, whole genome shotgun sequence:
- the LOC141551131 gene encoding LOW QUALITY PROTEIN: olfactory receptor 10D1B-like (The sequence of the model RefSeq protein was modified relative to this genomic sequence to represent the inferred CDS: inserted 1 base in 1 codon) → MKNYTMVTEFILLGIPHTEGLEIQLFAVFLSFYFCTLLGNLMLLLAIISSSHLHTPMYFFLCKLSILDIFFPSVSLPKMLSYLSGKSHAISYEGCVCQLFFYHFVGCTECFLCTVMAYDCFVAICFPLRYTVIMSHKVCVILALGSSFFGCIXGTFLTVLTFQLPYCGPNKMDYYFCDIPVMLKLACADTSALELVGFISVGLMPLSCFLLILTSYSRIVYSILKIHTAEVPYKAFSTCSAHLTAILLLYIPVVLIYLQPTPNPWLNATVQILNNLVTPMLNLLRFSLRNKEVKASLKKLLQSLDSFLRSERWCVCIYKYINSYCSPGSGYFTLH, encoded by the exons ATGAAGAATTATACAATGGTAACTGAGTTCATTCTCTTGGGAATCCCTCACACTGAGGGACTGGAGATTCAACTTTTTGCtgtgtttttatctttctatttctgtacCCTACTGGGAAACCTGATGCTTTTATTGGCCATTATCTCTTCATCTCATCTTCATACACCTATGTATTTCTTTCTGTGTAAGCTATCTATTTtggacatttttttcccttcagtgaGTTTACCCAAAATGTTGTCCTATCTGTCTGGAAAAAGTCATGCAATTTCATATGAGGGTTGTGTATGTCAactctttttctatcattttgttGGCTGCACTGAGTGTTTTCTGTGTACTGTGATGGCCTACGACTGCTTTGTTGCCATCTGTTTCCCTCTGCGGTACACAGTCATCATGAGCCATAAGGTATGTGTCATATTAGCCCTTGGGTCTTCATTTTTTGGCTGCA CAGGCACTTTCCTCACTGTCCTTACCTTCCAGTTACCCTACTGTGGACCCAATAAGATGGACTATTACTTCTGTGATATCCCAGTGATGCTGAAATTAGCTTGTGCAGATACCTCAGCACTGGAGTTGGTGGGTTTCATCAGTGTAGGActtatgccacttagctgcttccTCCTCATTCTTACTTCATATAGCCGCATTGTTTACTCCATCTTGAAGATCCACACAGCAGAGGTACCGTATAAAGCATTCTCCACTTGCAGTGCTCACCTTACAGCCATTCTTCTTTTGTACATCCCTGTGGTCCTCATTTACTTACAACCTACTCCCAATCCTTGGCTGAATGCCACTGTTCAGATCCTGAATAATCTGGTCACTCCTATGCTGAACCTCTTGAGATTCAGCCTGAGGAACAAGGAAGTAAAAGCATCCCTGAAGAAATTGCTACAAAGTTTGGATTCCTTTCTGAGAAGTGAGAGATGGTGTGtttgcatttataaatatataaattcatattgttctcctggttctggttatttcactttacattag
- the LOC141551135 gene encoding LOW QUALITY PROTEIN: olfactory receptor 10D1B-like (The sequence of the model RefSeq protein was modified relative to this genomic sequence to represent the inferred CDS: substituted 1 base at 1 genomic stop codon), producing the protein MKNHTVVTEFILLGIPHTEGMEIELFFVFLSFYFFTLLGNLTILLAIISSSRLHTPMYFFLCTLSIFDIFSPSVSPPKMLFFLSGYSHAISYGGCVCQLFFYHFLGCTECFLYTVMAYDCFVTICYPLQYIVIMSHKVCAILAIGTSFFGCIQATFLTALTFQLPYCGPNKVEYFFCDIPMMLKLACRYLSLGDGRFHKCGSHAFQLFYPHPYIVCSILRICSAEGRHRAFSTCSAHLTAILLFCMPIVLIYLXPTPNPWLNATVQILNNLVTPMLNPLIYSLRNKEVKSSLRKVVQQVGFFPEQ; encoded by the coding sequence ATGAAGAATCATACAGTGGTAACTGAATTCATCCTTCTAGGAATCCCACACACAGAAGGGATGGAGATtgaacttttctttgtattcttatctttctatttctttacctTGCTGGGGAATTTGACCATTCTCTTGGCTATTATTTCCTCCTCTCGTCTTCACACTCCCATGTACTTTTTTCTGTGTACGTTGTCAATTTTTGACATATTTTCCCCTTCAGTCAGTCCTCCTAAAatgctcttctttctttctggctataGCCATGCCATTTCTTATGGAGGCTGTGTTTGCCAactctttttctatcatttcctTGGCTGCACTGAGTGTTTCCTGTACACTGTGATGGCTTATGACTGCTTTGTTACCATCTGTTACCCTTTGCAGTACATAGTCATTATGAGCCATAAGGTATGTGCCATCTTAGCCATAGGGACCTCATTTTTTGGCTGTATTCAGGCCACTTTCCTCACTGCCCTCACCTTCCAGTTGCCCTACTGTGGACCCAATAAGGTAGAATACTTTTTCTGTGATATCCCAATGATGTTGAAATTAGCCTGCAGATACCTCAGCCTTGGAGATGGTAGGTTTCATAAGTGTGGGTCTCATGCCTTTCAGTTGTTTTATCCTCATCCTTACATTGTTTGCTCCATCTTGAGAATATGTTCAGCAGAGGGTCGACATAGAGCCTTCTCCACTTGCAGTGCTCACCTAACAGCCATCCTCCTATTTTGTATGCCTATAGTTCTCATCTACCTATAGCCTACTCCCAATCCTTGGTTGAATGCTACTGTTCAGATCCTGAATAATTTAGTCACCCCTATGTTGAACCCTTTGATCTACAGTTTGAGGAATAAGGAGGTAAAATCATCCTTAAGGAAAGTGGTTCAGCAGGTTGGGTTCTTTCCGGAGCAATGA